ATCGCAACCAGCTAGACTACATTCATATATTCTATTTGCATTTGAAAGACGGCATAATCTCCAGGGCTTCTTCGTTTATCGTATCCACGATACCTTGAAGCCATTTCGTTCCCTTCAAAGACCAAGCCTTATCAAGCCCCTGTATAACTCCCACGTAGTCAGCGCCTCTCTCCTTAACGCCCCTGCAGACCTCCTCTATGAAAGGCTCCCGGATAGCAGGATTTCCCGAATTCTCCAGGTTCCTTTCAAATACTGCCTCTATGTCCTGCCATCTCTCAAAAAGCTCCTGTTTCTGCCTCAGGAGCTTTTCGTTTAACTGTTCCTTCATGATCCGACGGTACCTTTTTGCAGATTCAGGCATCTTCCGGGCCAGCGCTTCAAGGCGATCGATTCGCTCCTGAATTGCCATATCCAGCTTGTCCAATGCACCCTGATGGAGCATCCCAGCCATGGAGTCGCCTCTATGAAACAGGGAGCGAGTCTCCACGTACCATTGCCTGAGGGCCATGAGGTTCGCGATATAATTGATGTTTTTGCTTACCCGCCCCTTAACATGCCAGTATATGCCATGATGAAAGTTCGCGATAAGGCGAGGGTCGTCAACACCCTGGCGACACGGGCCTTCGGCCAGCACAAGCTTGCGGCCATCCGGGATGTCCTTTCGACAAACGACACCTGCTGCAATCACTGTTCCGTATTCCACCCGTACAGGGCCAACCAGCCCCCCCTGCCCTCCCAGAAATATGGCATCCTGATTCAGCATTACACCCCTTGGCGCGTCGCCGATCAAAGACGGGGTGGCTTTGTCCTGATTAGCGGTGTAGTTGAAATGTACATAGGAGCTCCCCACCTCACTGTGGTTTTTCCGGCTGGCGCCCCCTGACATGAGGCAGTCACAGAAGTTTATGAGGCTTCCAAGGGTTACAAAAGGAAAAAGTATGGTCTGCTTCAGACCCACGGTGTGGGCGCCATTTGCATGTTCTTCCAAGATGCACCCGTCCCTGACCTGGGCCCCATATCCCATACTCGCCTTTGCAAAAAAGGCTGAGCGTCTGAAAAACCCGCCCCTTAGTTCTACGTCGGGACCGATCTGGCAGTCTTCCACGGTCACGGGTTCTTCATAGCCGAGTTTGACGCCAGCCATAATGAGAATATTTTCACCAAAGATCTTACAGCCCGGATAGATGACAACCCCGTTTCCTGAGATGCGGTCCAAAGGGACCTCATCTCCTATTAGGACACTACGGGGGCTTGGTATCCTGACCCCCTTTTTTATAAGCCTTTGTATCTTGTCTATGCCTTCAGAATGCATCCCGATACGGATTATTATTGAATTCCACCTGTTGTCAAGATAAAATCGTTTTATGAAATTGCTTCTCGATTTTATACCGCGATCTCGGCGTCAATCTGCGGGATCGCTTGTGCGGCGCACCAATGTAAGCCTCCGCGCAATCTCTTGATTTCCTTGACCTTGTCCGCCTCAGGCGAATTGGAAACTCACACTAGAACCCAGTGTATTAAGATCCGTTTATGGATGGACACCACCTGACAATACCGACTGACATTGGCCGTCAAGGTTGCACCCTGCGAGACTTTCTGCTAGCTTACGTCCATCATGAAAGGGACCACAACAAACCGTATGGCCAGACTAAGGGCCAGGCTAGTGGACAAAGGGCTTGACGCTTTCCTCGTACTTGTCGAGGAAAACCGTCGATACCTGAGCGGGTTCACTGGTAAAGACGGCCAGTTTGACGAGTCTGCCGGCGCCCTTCTCATTACACCCAGCCGACAGTTGCTTGCCACTGACTCTCGATATGAAGCACAGGCCCGAACGGAGGCCCCTGAATTCGAGGTGTTTTGCTACAAACAGGGGCTGGCTCAAAGCCT
This sequence is a window from Deltaproteobacteria bacterium. Protein-coding genes within it:
- a CDS encoding UDP-N-acetylglucosamine pyrophosphorylase; this translates as MHSEGIDKIQRLIKKGVRIPSPRSVLIGDEVPLDRISGNGVVIYPGCKIFGENILIMAGVKLGYEEPVTVEDCQIGPDVELRGGFFRRSAFFAKASMGYGAQVRDGCILEEHANGAHTVGLKQTILFPFVTLGSLINFCDCLMSGGASRKNHSEVGSSYVHFNYTANQDKATPSLIGDAPRGVMLNQDAIFLGGQGGLVGPVRVEYGTVIAAGVVCRKDIPDGRKLVLAEGPCRQGVDDPRLIANFHHGIYWHVKGRVSKNINYIANLMALRQWYVETRSLFHRGDSMAGMLHQGALDKLDMAIQERIDRLEALARKMPESAKRYRRIMKEQLNEKLLRQKQELFERWQDIEAVFERNLENSGNPAIREPFIEEVCRGVKERGADYVGVIQGLDKAWSLKGTKWLQGIVDTINEEALEIMPSFKCK